One window of Deinococcus planocerae genomic DNA carries:
- a CDS encoding GNAT family N-acetyltransferase, producing MPTPSIRPATPADAPTLAHVQVTNYRTAYAHHFPPGFWDGVTEEEQTGDWLEWPNRHPEDALLVARAQGDVVGYVLARRHPYHGAEGAVLALHVLPEERGQGYGAALLRSAVEALWERGARSVGLSTLEGNPVRAWYTALGGQEVATLEQDIDGWVVRETVYLWPDVRVLLEHLARNRKASG from the coding sequence ATGCCCACCCCCTCCATCCGCCCGGCCACGCCCGCCGACGCCCCCACGCTCGCCCACGTCCAGGTGACGAATTACCGCACTGCCTACGCCCACCACTTCCCCCCCGGCTTCTGGGACGGCGTGACCGAGGAGGAGCAGACGGGGGACTGGCTGGAGTGGCCGAACCGGCACCCGGAGGACGCGCTGCTCGTCGCCAGGGCGCAGGGGGACGTGGTGGGGTACGTCCTCGCCCGGCGGCACCCCTACCACGGGGCAGAGGGGGCGGTGCTGGCGCTGCACGTCCTGCCCGAGGAACGGGGGCAGGGCTACGGCGCGGCCCTGCTTCGCTCCGCCGTGGAGGCGTTGTGGGAGCGGGGAGCGCGCAGCGTTGGGCTTTCCACGTTGGAGGGGAACCCCGTCCGCGCGTGGTACACGGCGCTGGGCGGGCAGGAGGTCGCCACGCTGGAGCAGGACATAGACGGTTGGGTGGTGCGGGAGACGGTGTACCTCTGGCCGGACGTTCGGGTGCTGCTGGAACACCTTGCGCGGAACCGGAAAGCATCGGGCTGA
- a CDS encoding HAD family hydrolase has product MSLPLPTRPAGVLFDMDGVLTSNNPWHRQAWQEVAAELLGLTLTAHDLDTKVDGGRNPEIIERLTGKIPDEDLARRFHVAKETRYRDLARGHLREVAGLSEYLDALEERGVPFALVTSADAVNVEFGMEALGLGHRFGPRVLGEHVTRGKPHPEPFERGAALLGLDPGACLAHEDAVNGVKSAAGAGCTVVALTTTAPPASLLAAGAVLTVPDFTRWREWLA; this is encoded by the coding sequence GTGAGCCTGCCCCTCCCCACCCGCCCGGCAGGTGTCCTCTTCGACATGGACGGCGTGCTCACGAGCAACAACCCCTGGCACCGTCAGGCGTGGCAGGAGGTCGCCGCCGAGCTGCTCGGCCTCACACTCACCGCCCACGACCTCGACACCAAGGTGGACGGTGGGCGCAACCCCGAGATCATCGAGCGCCTGACCGGGAAGATACCCGACGAGGACCTGGCGAGGCGCTTCCACGTCGCCAAGGAGACCCGGTACCGCGATCTGGCGCGTGGACACCTGCGCGAGGTCGCGGGCCTGAGCGAGTACCTGGACGCGCTGGAGGAGCGCGGCGTCCCCTTCGCCCTGGTCACGAGCGCGGACGCCGTGAACGTCGAGTTCGGCATGGAGGCGCTGGGGCTCGGGCACCGCTTCGGGCCGCGCGTGCTGGGCGAACACGTCACGCGCGGCAAGCCCCACCCCGAGCCTTTCGAGCGGGGCGCCGCGCTCCTCGGCCTCGACCCCGGCGCCTGCCTCGCCCACGAGGACGCGGTGAACGGGGTGAAGAGTGCGGCGGGTGCGGGGTGCACGGTCGTGGCGCTGACGACGACCGCACCTCCCGCCTCCCTGCTCGCGGCGGGTGCGGTCCTGACCGTCCCCGACTTCACCCGCTGGCGCGAGTGGCTGGCTTGA
- a CDS encoding peptidoglycan-binding domain-containing protein yields MSKRWMLVGLAAVLAACGAQNGGPVTGESAPASLTAQSVLSWQALRQGDSGRDVVTLQYLLRHAGQSLSVDGSFGPGTDTAVRNFQRASGLAIDGIVGGNTWERLIVTVRQGDSNNAVRAVQDQLRSGYGYGGVTVDGVFGSGTTTAVRDFQSKRGLSADGVVGLNTWHALVTGSSTGGNTTAAGLASQILGNGRITLGTSSSTTGGSPRQNMVDTANGLPAKRGCASNANCGLTVYLKRSMLQGMLNLANAGNSFYITSVAGGVHSTYSDHYAGLALDIGIWNGVSLSSPNSAHTAARNACIAAGSDPSQTFNAYNDPTGGHNNHVHCAWN; encoded by the coding sequence ATGTCAAAACGTTGGATGCTGGTGGGTCTGGCCGCCGTGCTGGCGGCGTGTGGTGCCCAGAACGGTGGACCCGTGACCGGAGAGAGTGCGCCCGCGAGCCTCACCGCCCAGTCGGTGCTGAGCTGGCAGGCCCTGCGGCAGGGGGACTCGGGCCGCGACGTGGTGACCCTGCAATACCTGCTGCGGCACGCGGGGCAGAGCCTGAGCGTGGACGGGAGCTTCGGCCCCGGCACGGATACCGCCGTTCGCAACTTCCAGCGGGCCAGCGGGCTAGCCATAGACGGGATCGTGGGCGGCAACACCTGGGAACGGTTGATCGTCACGGTGCGGCAGGGCGACAGCAACAACGCCGTGCGGGCCGTGCAGGACCAGCTTCGCAGCGGCTACGGGTACGGTGGCGTCACGGTGGACGGCGTGTTCGGCAGCGGCACGACGACCGCCGTGCGTGACTTCCAGAGTAAGCGCGGCCTCAGCGCGGACGGGGTGGTGGGCCTGAACACCTGGCACGCCCTCGTGACGGGCAGCAGCACGGGCGGGAACACGACGGCTGCCGGGCTCGCCTCGCAGATTCTGGGGAATGGCCGGATCACGCTGGGCACGAGCAGCAGCACGACCGGGGGCAGCCCCCGGCAGAACATGGTGGACACCGCGAACGGCCTCCCAGCCAAGCGGGGTTGCGCGAGCAACGCGAACTGTGGCCTGACCGTGTACCTCAAGCGCTCGATGCTCCAGGGGATGCTGAACCTGGCGAACGCCGGGAACTCGTTCTACATCACGTCGGTCGCGGGCGGCGTCCACTCGACGTACTCCGACCACTACGCGGGGCTGGCCCTCGACATCGGCATCTGGAACGGCGTGAGCCTCTCCTCGCCGAACAGCGCCCACACCGCCGCGCGCAACGCCTGCATCGCGGCGGGGTCCGACCCCTCCCAGACCTTCAACGCGTACAACGACCCGACCGGCGGCCACAACAACCACGTCCACTGCGCCTGGAACTAG
- a CDS encoding hydroxyacid-oxoacid transhydrogenase — protein MTVTEHETIFTIEATPVKFGAGAAHDAGWELARLGVRRAFVVVDPGVREVAAPILESLRASGADLIEWDDVETEPSLDALNRAVTAAREANPDGFVAIGGGSAIDTAKVANLLTTHGGEIMDYVNPPVGGGKKPPSPLRPLLAIPTTAGSGSEATTVAILDLPELGIKTGISHRTLRPTQAIVDPELTRSAPGAVIASAGLDVVCHAAESFLGRPYTSRPRPATPDDRPPYQGSNPVADLWSAQAIRYGGEYLRRAVHDGDDVEARGFMMLSATMAGVGFGSAGVHIPHACAYPLAGLKHVYRHPGYPGGKVFVPHGFSVIVTAPAAFRFTFDADPEKHVRAASLLTGEAYSPDDREALPGALTALMRDVGAPSGVRELGYDEADIPALVDGALKQQRLLAVAPKQPTGDDLAQIFRDSMANW, from the coding sequence ATGACCGTGACCGAGCACGAGACGATCTTCACCATCGAGGCCACCCCCGTGAAATTCGGGGCGGGCGCCGCGCACGACGCCGGGTGGGAACTCGCGCGCCTGGGCGTGCGCCGCGCCTTTGTGGTCGTGGACCCGGGGGTGCGGGAGGTGGCCGCACCCATCCTGGAGAGCCTGCGTGCGTCCGGTGCCGATCTCATCGAGTGGGACGACGTGGAGACCGAGCCGAGCCTGGACGCGTTGAATCGGGCGGTGACGGCAGCACGGGAGGCCAACCCGGACGGGTTCGTCGCCATCGGTGGGGGAAGCGCCATCGACACGGCGAAGGTCGCCAACCTCCTGACCACGCACGGCGGCGAGATCATGGATTACGTGAACCCGCCCGTGGGTGGGGGAAAGAAGCCGCCCTCGCCCCTGCGGCCCCTCCTCGCCATCCCGACGACCGCGGGCTCGGGGTCCGAGGCGACGACGGTGGCGATCCTCGACCTGCCGGAATTAGGAATCAAGACGGGCATCAGCCACCGCACCCTGCGCCCCACCCAGGCCATCGTGGACCCGGAGCTGACCCGCTCGGCGCCGGGGGCCGTGATCGCCTCGGCGGGGCTGGACGTGGTGTGCCACGCCGCCGAGAGCTTCCTGGGCCGCCCGTACACCAGCCGCCCCCGGCCCGCGACGCCCGACGACCGACCGCCCTACCAGGGGAGCAACCCGGTCGCCGACCTCTGGTCCGCGCAGGCGATCCGCTACGGGGGCGAGTATTTACGCCGTGCCGTCCACGACGGAGACGACGTGGAGGCGCGCGGCTTCATGATGCTCAGCGCGACGATGGCGGGGGTGGGCTTCGGCTCGGCGGGCGTCCACATCCCGCACGCCTGCGCCTATCCCCTGGCGGGCCTCAAACACGTCTACCGTCACCCCGGCTACCCCGGCGGGAAGGTCTTCGTGCCCCACGGCTTCTCCGTGATCGTGACCGCCCCCGCCGCCTTCCGCTTCACCTTCGACGCCGACCCGGAAAAGCATGTGCGGGCCGCGAGTCTCCTGACGGGCGAGGCGTACAGCCCGGACGACCGCGAGGCGTTGCCGGGCGCCCTGACTGCCCTGATGCGCGACGTGGGGGCGCCGAGCGGCGTGCGCGAACTCGGGTACGACGAGGCGGACATCCCCGCGCTCGTGGACGGGGCCCTCAAGCAACAACGCCTCCTCGCCGTCGCGCCGAAGCAGCCGACCGGGGACGATCTGGCGCAGATTTTCCGCGACTCGATGGCGAACTGGTAG
- a CDS encoding putative dsRNA-binding protein — protein MTAINPKGDLIARLVSLGLGTPTFDATAEGPAHERTFHATVSVSGRVLGEGEGRSKRDAERAAAEAALAALDAGRESAEPGGAWPIYAPVLAEALEVALELAGEGAGLDDVRREAARLYRDLLADLGHGPGEG, from the coding sequence ATGACGGCCATCAATCCCAAGGGAGACCTGATCGCGCGGCTGGTATCACTCGGCCTGGGCACACCGACCTTCGACGCGACCGCCGAGGGCCCGGCGCACGAGCGCACCTTCCACGCGACCGTGAGCGTCTCCGGGCGGGTGCTCGGCGAGGGCGAGGGCCGCTCCAAACGCGACGCCGAACGCGCGGCGGCGGAAGCGGCCCTCGCGGCCCTCGACGCCGGGAGGGAGAGTGCCGAACCGGGCGGCGCGTGGCCGATCTACGCCCCCGTCCTCGCCGAGGCGCTGGAGGTGGCCCTCGAACTCGCGGGCGAGGGCGCGGGCCTCGACGATGTGCGCCGCGAGGCCGCCCGGCTCTACCGCGACCTGCTCGCCGACCTCGGGCACGGGCCGGGAGAGGGGTGA
- a CDS encoding peptidoglycan recognition protein family protein, with product MNTPTNRREVLRWGAALAGGLLLAGCGLNKGALLDPPPPANTLDTLAVAAPPVASTATWKAQPPREAITLLGTRPTRVIVHHTASANVTDTSQEHAYALARSIQQSHFDRGWIDSGQHFTISRGGSVVEGRHRSLEAAQGGTGHVRGAHCEGFNDVSVGIENEGTYTSATPPAAQYDALVRLCAWLCGQYGIPATELYGHRDFVNTTCPGDALYAKLPGLRRDVAARLGVTVRVWPTTRGGQSGERVRSVQSLLRARGQNVTADGAYGSATGTAVSAFQSSAGLTPDGVVGSATWERLILTVRRGDSGEAVRAVQGQLAARGYGVTVDGLFGAGTESAVKAFQSSRGLTADGVVGPNTWLALVE from the coding sequence ATGAACACACCCACGAACCGCCGCGAGGTGCTGCGGTGGGGCGCGGCCCTGGCGGGCGGTCTGCTCCTCGCCGGGTGCGGCCTGAACAAGGGCGCCCTGCTCGACCCGCCGCCCCCCGCCAACACCCTGGACACGCTCGCCGTCGCCGCCCCGCCCGTGGCGAGCACGGCCACCTGGAAGGCGCAGCCCCCGAGGGAGGCGATCACCCTGCTGGGCACCCGCCCCACCCGCGTGATCGTGCACCACACGGCGAGCGCCAACGTGACCGACACCTCCCAGGAACACGCCTACGCCCTGGCGCGTTCCATCCAGCAGAGCCACTTCGACCGGGGCTGGATCGACTCGGGTCAGCACTTCACGATCAGCCGGGGCGGGTCCGTCGTGGAGGGCCGTCACCGCAGCCTGGAGGCGGCCCAGGGCGGCACCGGGCACGTGCGCGGCGCCCACTGCGAGGGCTTCAACGACGTGTCGGTGGGTATCGAGAACGAGGGCACCTACACGAGCGCCACGCCTCCGGCGGCCCAGTACGACGCCCTGGTGCGGCTGTGCGCGTGGCTGTGCGGGCAGTACGGCATCCCGGCCACCGAGCTGTACGGCCACCGCGACTTCGTGAACACCACCTGCCCGGGCGACGCGCTCTACGCGAAACTTCCGGGGCTGCGCCGGGACGTGGCCGCGCGGCTCGGCGTCACGGTCCGGGTCTGGCCCACCACCCGGGGCGGGCAGAGCGGCGAGCGGGTCAGGAGCGTGCAGTCCCTGCTGCGTGCCCGTGGGCAGAACGTGACGGCGGACGGCGCCTACGGGAGCGCCACCGGGACGGCGGTGAGCGCCTTCCAGTCCTCGGCGGGCCTCACACCCGACGGCGTGGTGGGGTCGGCCACCTGGGAGCGGCTGATCCTCACCGTCCGGCGCGGGGACAGTGGTGAGGCGGTCCGGGCCGTGCAGGGCCAGCTCGCGGCGCGGGGCTACGGGGTGACGGTGGACGGCCTCTTCGGCGCCGGGACGGAGAGTGCCGTGAAAGCCTTCCAGTCGAGCCGTGGGCTGACGGCGGACGGGGTGGTCGGCCCGAATACCTGGCTCGCCCTGGTCGAGTGA
- the uvrB gene encoding excinuclease ABC subunit UvrB has product MLRVKSDFTPSGDQPTAIRSLVDGLESGLRFQTLLGATGTGKTYSMAKVIEETGRPALIMAPNKILTAQLAAEFREFFPDAAVEFFISYYDYYQPEAYVPGKDLFIEKDASINQEIERLRHSTTRSLLTRRDTIVVASVSCIYGLGDPAEYRALNLILKVGEKVSRDEILGRLVTMQYERNDLEMAPGRFRAKGDTVEVWPSYDEQPLRIELWGDDVDRIQVVHPVTGDKLGDLDATIVYPAKHYVSSAGNIERAIVTIQQELDERLDYFKSVGKLLEAQRIKERTLYDLEMLKVLGYCSGIENYSRHIDGRVPGATPYTMLDYFPDDFVTFIDESHVTVPQIGGMANGDRARKQTLVDYGFRLPSAMDNRPLNFQEFLEKTGQTVFVSATPGPFEREVSDGVADQIIRPTGLVDPPVTVSPIKGQIEDLLGRVRARAAKGERTLVTTLTKRMAEDLTEYMLEKGVRTRYMHSDIDSVERQVIIRDLRLGHYDVLVGINLLREGLDLPEVSLVAILDADKPGFLRSERALIQTIGRAARNLNGEVILYADEITPAMRSAMDETARRREKQIAYNEEHGITPTTVVKGVRNVIRGEETPDEISSESVGDDVGALTAQLTDLELDMWQASEDLDFERAASLRDQIRAIEARLQGKEFKQATVPGQKVRRKGRR; this is encoded by the coding sequence ATGCTACGGGTAAAGTCCGACTTTACACCCTCGGGAGACCAGCCGACCGCCATTCGCAGTCTGGTGGACGGCCTGGAGTCGGGCCTGCGTTTCCAGACCCTGCTGGGTGCCACGGGCACGGGCAAGACCTACTCGATGGCGAAGGTCATCGAGGAGACGGGCCGCCCCGCGCTGATCATGGCGCCCAACAAAATCCTGACCGCCCAGCTCGCCGCCGAGTTCCGTGAGTTCTTCCCCGACGCGGCGGTCGAGTTCTTCATCTCCTACTACGACTACTACCAGCCCGAGGCGTACGTCCCCGGCAAGGACCTCTTCATCGAGAAGGACGCCTCCATCAACCAGGAGATCGAGCGGCTCAGGCACTCGACGACCCGCAGCCTCCTCACCCGGCGGGACACCATCGTCGTCGCGTCGGTGTCATGCATCTACGGCCTGGGTGACCCCGCCGAGTACCGGGCGCTGAACCTGATCCTGAAGGTGGGCGAGAAAGTCAGCCGCGACGAGATCCTGGGCCGCCTCGTCACCATGCAGTACGAGCGCAACGACCTGGAGATGGCGCCGGGCCGCTTCCGCGCCAAGGGCGACACCGTGGAGGTCTGGCCGAGCTACGACGAGCAGCCGCTGAGGATCGAGCTGTGGGGCGACGACGTGGACCGCATCCAGGTCGTCCACCCGGTGACGGGCGACAAGCTCGGCGACCTCGACGCCACCATCGTCTACCCGGCCAAGCACTACGTCTCCAGCGCGGGCAACATCGAGCGGGCTATCGTGACCATCCAGCAGGAACTCGACGAGCGGCTCGACTACTTCAAGTCGGTGGGCAAGCTGCTCGAAGCCCAGCGCATCAAGGAGCGCACCCTTTACGACCTGGAGATGCTCAAGGTGCTGGGCTACTGCTCGGGCATTGAGAACTACTCGCGGCACATCGACGGACGGGTACCGGGCGCGACGCCGTACACCATGCTCGACTACTTCCCGGACGACTTCGTGACCTTCATCGACGAGTCGCACGTCACCGTGCCGCAGATCGGCGGGATGGCGAACGGCGACCGGGCCCGCAAACAGACGCTCGTGGACTACGGCTTCCGCCTGCCGTCGGCGATGGACAACCGTCCGCTGAACTTCCAGGAGTTCCTGGAGAAGACCGGGCAGACCGTCTTCGTCTCCGCCACCCCCGGCCCCTTCGAGCGTGAGGTCAGCGACGGCGTGGCCGACCAGATCATCCGCCCGACCGGGCTGGTGGACCCGCCCGTCACCGTCAGCCCGATCAAGGGCCAGATCGAGGACCTGCTGGGCCGGGTGCGCGCGAGGGCGGCAAAGGGCGAGCGCACCCTCGTCACCACCCTGACCAAGCGGATGGCCGAGGACCTCACCGAGTACATGCTCGAAAAGGGAGTCCGGACCCGCTACATGCATTCGGACATCGACTCGGTGGAGCGGCAGGTCATCATCCGCGACCTTCGACTCGGGCACTACGACGTGCTGGTGGGCATCAACCTCCTGCGCGAGGGGCTGGACCTGCCGGAGGTGTCGCTCGTCGCCATCCTCGATGCGGACAAGCCGGGGTTCCTGAGAAGCGAGCGTGCGCTCATCCAGACCATCGGACGCGCCGCCCGCAACCTGAACGGCGAGGTCATCCTGTACGCCGACGAGATCACGCCCGCGATGCGGAGCGCGATGGACGAGACGGCCCGCCGCCGCGAGAAGCAGATCGCGTACAACGAGGAGCACGGCATCACGCCCACCACGGTCGTCAAGGGAGTCCGCAACGTCATTCGCGGTGAGGAGACACCCGACGAGATCAGTTCCGAAAGCGTCGGCGACGACGTGGGCGCCCTGACCGCGCAGCTCACCGACCTCGAACTCGACATGTGGCAGGCGTCCGAGGACCTCGACTTCGAGCGGGCGGCGAGCTTACGTGACCAGATTCGCGCCATCGAGGCGCGGCTCCAGGGCAAGGAGTTCAAGCAGGCGACGGTGCCGGGGCAGAAGGTCAGGCGGAAGGGACGGCGGTAG
- a CDS encoding YraN family protein — protein MKGAEAEDRAAAHLQALGREVVARNYRLPGGEIDLITREGGTLIFTEVRQRKNARFGGAAESVTPRKLALMHRAALTYLTREHGRDDLPCRLEVLTIDGAAGTGTVTLIPLDGA, from the coding sequence TTGAAGGGGGCGGAGGCCGAGGACCGGGCCGCCGCCCACCTGCAAGCCCTGGGGCGTGAGGTGGTGGCGCGCAACTACCGCCTCCCGGGGGGCGAGATCGACCTGATCACCCGCGAGGGCGGGACGCTCATCTTCACCGAGGTTCGGCAGCGGAAGAACGCCCGCTTCGGGGGCGCCGCCGAGAGTGTCACGCCGCGCAAGCTCGCCCTGATGCACCGCGCCGCCCTGACCTACCTCACCCGCGAGCATGGCCGCGACGACCTCCCCTGCCGCCTGGAGGTGCTGACCATCGACGGCGCGGCGGGGACGGGGACGGTCACGCTGATCCCGCTGGACGGCGCGTAG
- a CDS encoding LysR family transcriptional regulator, giving the protein MELRHLRHFVALAEEEHFGRAAERVFVVQQALSNSIRNLEDEVGVPLVLRTTRRVQLTPAGREFLIGARETLAQAAQTVERARRAARGEVGHLTVGFVSGLAFGGLPEIVRSFRELYPNVSVELRELTAQEQEAALRGGQIELGLMLLPVRDPGLDSRPLWRQPLVAALPAGHPLARKRRLKIADLAGERFVFFPRHLRATYFDQVMRWCAASGFTPNVVQEAIEIPTLLSLVAAGIGVFLPIEFFSRLALPGVVYRPLEDAPVVEIVAVWRREAGRDPTLRAFLTVAREALEKGGGRDEGRSPSGL; this is encoded by the coding sequence ATGGAACTCCGCCATCTCCGCCATTTCGTCGCCCTCGCCGAGGAAGAACATTTTGGCCGGGCCGCCGAGCGCGTCTTCGTGGTGCAGCAGGCCCTCTCCAACTCCATCCGCAACCTGGAGGACGAGGTGGGCGTGCCGCTGGTGCTGCGGACCACCCGGCGGGTGCAACTGACGCCAGCGGGGCGCGAATTCCTGATCGGCGCGCGGGAGACGCTGGCGCAGGCGGCCCAGACGGTCGAGCGGGCGCGGCGGGCGGCGCGCGGCGAGGTGGGGCACCTGACGGTCGGCTTCGTGAGCGGGCTGGCGTTCGGGGGCCTGCCGGAGATCGTGCGTTCCTTCCGCGAGCTGTACCCGAACGTCAGCGTGGAGCTCCGAGAGCTGACCGCCCAGGAGCAGGAGGCGGCCCTGCGCGGCGGCCAGATCGAACTCGGCCTGATGCTGCTGCCCGTGCGCGACCCTGGGCTGGACTCGCGCCCCCTCTGGCGTCAGCCCCTCGTCGCCGCGCTGCCTGCTGGACACCCGCTGGCCCGCAAGCGCCGCCTCAAGATCGCGGACCTCGCCGGGGAACGCTTCGTCTTCTTCCCCCGCCACCTGCGCGCCACCTACTTCGATCAGGTCATGCGCTGGTGCGCCGCCTCGGGCTTCACGCCCAACGTGGTGCAGGAGGCCATCGAGATTCCCACCCTGCTCTCCTTGGTCGCAGCGGGGATCGGCGTCTTCCTGCCCATCGAATTCTTCAGCCGCCTCGCCCTGCCCGGCGTGGTCTACCGCCCGCTGGAGGACGCGCCCGTGGTGGAGATCGTCGCGGTGTGGAGAAGGGAGGCGGGGAGGGACCCGACCTTGAGGGCCTTCCTAACCGTGGCGCGGGAGGCGCTGGAGAAGGGGGGAGGAAGGGATGAGGGGCGTAGTCCTTCCGGCCTATAG
- a CDS encoding DNA topology modulation protein FlaR, translating to MRRVPVIGCPGAGKSTFARRLAARMGLPLTHLDELYWHPGWKRVEPSMWHRRLAEVLGGEAWILDGNFSSTLLERAYRADTVFFLRPPRRVCLWRAFWREALGRHPHGDHPAKWPSRALLLDIWQFQPQADWQLTQLRTVPGLRVNVLHSDAEVRAVLRRLG from the coding sequence ATGCGGCGTGTGCCCGTCATCGGCTGCCCCGGCGCGGGCAAAAGCACCTTCGCCCGAAGGCTGGCCGCGCGAATGGGCCTCCCGCTCACGCATCTGGATGAACTGTACTGGCATCCAGGCTGGAAGCGGGTAGAGCCGTCCATGTGGCACAGGCGTTTGGCAGAGGTCCTCGGGGGAGAGGCGTGGATTCTCGACGGCAACTTTTCGAGCACCCTGCTGGAGCGCGCTTACCGGGCAGATACCGTGTTCTTCCTGAGGCCACCCCGCCGGGTGTGTCTGTGGCGGGCCTTCTGGCGAGAGGCGCTGGGACGGCACCCACACGGCGACCACCCCGCGAAGTGGCCCTCCCGCGCCCTCCTGCTGGACATCTGGCAGTTTCAACCCCAGGCCGACTGGCAGCTTACGCAACTGCGGACGGTGCCGGGACTGAGGGTGAACGTGCTGCACAGCGATGCCGAAGTCCGAGCCGTGTTGCGGCGACTGGGCTGA
- a CDS encoding uracil-xanthine permease family protein — protein sequence MTQTADPAPPSGPLRPERRLVLGLQHSIAMFGATVLVPILVGLSPSVALFGAGVATLLFHLLTGGRVPIFLGSSFAFIAPTTLVVKELGPGPAAGGLIAAGAMYLLFSGLVRVFGTDRLLRVFPPVVTGPVIIVIGLGLSNVAVSQAKTNWWLALATLLAAVVASVFGRGLFRMIPILIGVVVGYVVALLTGAVDARALQAVAAAPLLGLPDFHAPTLDWRAVAIIAPVAVVTFIEHVGDVIVNGRVVGQNFLRNPGLSRTLFADGIANMSSAALGGPAATTYAENTGVLALTRVYDPAVLRIGAVFAVLFGCSPKLAAVLRSLPPGVLGGVSILLFGMIASVGIRTLAEAKIDFAHSRNLIVVSLILVLGLGGAAFPVAVGGTTLTLSGMALAAVVGIVANLVLPAQRREVDGAEEGERVLH from the coding sequence ATGACCCAGACCGCCGACCCCGCCCCGCCCTCCGGTCCCCTCCGTCCTGAGCGCCGCCTCGTGCTGGGCCTCCAGCATTCCATCGCCATGTTCGGCGCCACCGTCCTCGTGCCCATCCTCGTCGGCCTCTCGCCCAGCGTGGCCCTCTTCGGCGCGGGGGTCGCCACCCTGCTCTTCCACCTCCTCACGGGCGGGCGGGTGCCCATCTTCCTGGGGTCGAGCTTCGCCTTTATCGCGCCCACCACCCTCGTCGTCAAGGAACTCGGGCCGGGTCCGGCGGCGGGCGGATTGATCGCCGCCGGGGCGATGTACCTGCTCTTCAGCGGGCTGGTGCGGGTGTTCGGCACCGACCGCCTCCTGCGCGTGTTTCCGCCTGTCGTCACCGGGCCCGTCATCATCGTGATCGGGCTGGGGCTGTCGAACGTGGCGGTGAGTCAGGCGAAGACGAACTGGTGGCTGGCCCTCGCCACCCTGCTCGCCGCCGTGGTCGCCAGCGTGTTCGGGCGCGGTCTTTTCCGCATGATCCCCATTCTGATCGGGGTGGTCGTCGGCTACGTCGTCGCGCTGCTGACGGGGGCGGTGGACGCCAGAGCCTTGCAGGCCGTCGCCGCCGCGCCCCTGCTGGGGCTGCCGGACTTCCACGCGCCGACCCTCGACTGGCGGGCGGTCGCCATCATCGCGCCCGTCGCCGTCGTGACCTTCATCGAGCATGTGGGCGACGTGATCGTGAACGGGCGGGTGGTCGGGCAAAACTTCCTGCGAAACCCGGGGCTGAGCCGCACCCTCTTCGCGGACGGCATCGCCAACATGAGCAGCGCGGCCCTCGGCGGCCCGGCGGCGACCACCTACGCCGAGAACACGGGCGTGCTGGCCCTCACCCGGGTGTACGACCCCGCCGTCTTGCGGATCGGGGCCGTCTTCGCCGTCCTCTTCGGCTGCTCTCCCAAGCTGGCCGCCGTGCTGCGCAGTCTCCCGCCGGGGGTGCTGGGCGGCGTGTCCATCCTCCTCTTCGGGATGATCGCCTCGGTGGGCATCCGCACGCTGGCCGAGGCGAAGATCGACTTCGCCCACTCGCGCAACCTGATCGTGGTCAGCCTCATCCTGGTGCTGGGGCTGGGCGGGGCGGCCTTTCCGGTCGCCGTGGGCGGAACGACGCTCACCCTCTCGGGCATGGCGCTCGCCGCCGTCGTCGGGATCGTCGCCAACCTCGTGCTCCCGGCGCAGCGGCGCGAGGTGGACGGGGCGGAGGAGGGGGAGCGGGTCTTGCACTGA